From a single Nocardioides panacis genomic region:
- a CDS encoding TetR/AcrR family transcriptional regulator: protein MPTTARVPQEERTRAMRQRLLDATVECLVESGWSGTSTTLVSQRAGVSRGAQLHHFPTKDALVLAAVEHLSAARRQELQAAAAGLPTGPRRTRAVLEMLAVHFTGPVFSAALELWVAARTDAALRLAVGPLEQRIGRETHRSTVELLGFDQSEPGVRELVQATLDLVRGLGLANTITDDTARRGRILDAWAEVLDQKVRG from the coding sequence GTGCCGACCACCGCCCGCGTGCCGCAGGAGGAGCGCACCCGCGCCATGCGCCAGCGGCTGCTCGACGCCACCGTCGAGTGCCTGGTCGAGTCCGGCTGGAGCGGTACGTCGACCACGCTGGTCTCGCAGCGCGCCGGGGTCAGCCGGGGCGCGCAGCTGCACCACTTCCCGACCAAGGACGCCCTCGTCCTCGCGGCCGTCGAGCACCTCTCCGCCGCCCGCCGCCAGGAGCTGCAGGCCGCCGCGGCCGGGCTGCCCACCGGCCCGCGCCGCACCCGCGCCGTCCTGGAGATGCTCGCGGTGCACTTCACCGGACCGGTGTTCTCCGCCGCGCTCGAGCTGTGGGTCGCGGCCCGCACCGACGCCGCGCTCCGGCTCGCCGTCGGCCCGCTCGAGCAGCGGATCGGCCGGGAGACGCACCGCTCGACCGTCGAGCTGCTCGGCTTCGACCAGTCCGAGCCGGGGGTCCGCGAGCTGGTGCAGGCCACCCTCGACCTGGTCCGCGGCCTCGGCCTGGCCAACACGATCACCGACGACACCGCCCGCCGGGGCCGGATCCTGGACGCCTGGGCCGAGGTCCTGGACCAGAAGGTCCGCGGATGA
- a CDS encoding TIGR03084 family metal-binding protein produces the protein MNDRLAAVLADLRAEGDQLEDLVVPLDEPGWRTPTPAAGWDVAHQVAHLAWTDEAALAAATDRAAWDAGVRAAAQDPDGFVDAEAARGAAVPPGELLDRWRRARAALAEALAAVPEGTRLPWYGPPMSATSMATARFMETWAHARDVAAALGVELPADDRVRHVVHLGVRTRGFAYANRGLPAPTAEVRVVLTLPSGAVVEHGPADAPARITGSAHDFALVVTQRLHPEDADLVAVGEAAFEWLDLAQAFAGPSGPGREPRRG, from the coding sequence ATGAACGACCGGCTCGCGGCGGTGCTCGCCGACCTCCGCGCCGAGGGCGACCAGCTCGAGGACCTCGTGGTGCCGCTCGACGAGCCGGGCTGGCGGACCCCGACGCCGGCCGCGGGCTGGGACGTCGCGCACCAGGTGGCGCACCTGGCCTGGACTGACGAGGCCGCGCTGGCCGCCGCCACCGACCGGGCCGCCTGGGACGCGGGCGTGCGGGCGGCGGCGCAGGACCCGGACGGCTTCGTCGACGCCGAGGCCGCGCGCGGGGCCGCCGTACCCCCGGGCGAGCTGCTGGACCGCTGGCGCCGGGCGCGGGCCGCGCTGGCCGAGGCGCTGGCTGCGGTGCCGGAGGGCACCCGGCTGCCGTGGTACGGCCCGCCGATGAGCGCCACGTCGATGGCCACCGCCCGGTTCATGGAGACCTGGGCGCACGCCCGCGACGTGGCCGCCGCGCTCGGCGTGGAGCTGCCCGCCGACGACCGGGTCCGGCACGTGGTGCACCTCGGGGTGCGCACCCGCGGCTTCGCCTACGCCAACCGCGGGCTGCCGGCGCCGACCGCCGAGGTGCGGGTGGTGCTCACCCTGCCGAGCGGGGCGGTCGTCGAGCACGGCCCGGCCGACGCGCCCGCCCGGATCACCGGCTCGGCCCACGACTTCGCGCTGGTCGTGACCCAGCGGCTGCACCCCGAGGACGCCGACCTGGTCGCCGTCGGCGAGGCCGCCTTCGAGTGGCTCGACCTCGCGCAGGCCTTCGCCGGCCCGTCGGGACCGGGACGCGAGCCGCGCCGTGGCTGA
- a CDS encoding acyclic terpene utilization AtuA family protein, which yields MAEVLRVGNCSGFYGDRLSAMREMLLGGELDVLTGDYLAELTMLILGRDRLKDPTLGYARTFLRQAEDCLGLAVERGVKIVANAGGLNPAGLAERLREVAAGLGLDVRVAHVQGDDLLDRAGALGLGGAPLTANAYLGAFGIAAALTHGADVVVTGRVTDASVVVGPAIARFGWTPTSYDELAGAVVAGHVVECGAQATGGNFSGFTAADRPLGFPLVEIAADGSCVVTKHDGTGGQVTLDTVTAQLVYEIQSATYLGPDVSTHLDSLVLTPAGPDRVRISGATGSPPPETLKVCVNELGGFRNQAELVLVGLDVEEKAAWVRSQLTAALDAAPGGPPAVVEWSLARTDHEDADTEEAASCRLRVSVRDADAARVGTVFTAPLVELALASYPGFTLTAAPSPATPYGIYRAAHVPRSEVKEQVVMADGTTLEIADPSPVQQHPRRVVAPVTARPPGGPLCRLPLGRVVHARSGDKGGDANIGVWARDAAARPDRVAWLLDFLTPDRVRTLLPETADLDVEVFALPNLGAVNVLVHGLLGEGVAASSRFDPQAKALGEWLRSRYVDVPEALV from the coding sequence GTGGCTGAGGTGCTCCGGGTCGGCAACTGCAGCGGGTTCTACGGCGACCGGCTCTCCGCGATGCGCGAGATGCTGCTCGGCGGCGAGCTGGACGTGCTCACCGGTGACTACCTCGCCGAGCTGACGATGCTGATCCTGGGCCGCGACCGGCTCAAGGACCCGACGCTCGGCTACGCCCGTACGTTCCTGCGGCAGGCCGAGGACTGTCTCGGGCTCGCGGTCGAGCGGGGCGTGAAGATCGTCGCGAACGCCGGGGGCCTCAACCCGGCCGGGCTCGCCGAGCGGCTCCGCGAGGTGGCCGCCGGGCTCGGGCTCGACGTGCGGGTGGCGCACGTGCAGGGCGACGACCTCCTCGACCGCGCCGGTGCGCTCGGCCTCGGCGGTGCACCCCTGACCGCGAACGCCTACCTCGGCGCCTTCGGCATCGCCGCCGCGCTCACCCACGGCGCCGACGTCGTGGTCACCGGCCGGGTCACCGACGCCTCGGTGGTGGTCGGCCCGGCGATCGCGCGGTTCGGCTGGACCCCCACGTCGTACGACGAGCTCGCCGGCGCGGTGGTCGCGGGCCACGTCGTGGAGTGCGGGGCGCAGGCCACCGGGGGCAACTTCTCCGGCTTCACCGCCGCGGACCGCCCGCTCGGGTTCCCGCTGGTGGAGATCGCCGCCGACGGGTCCTGCGTGGTCACCAAGCACGACGGCACCGGCGGCCAGGTCACCCTCGACACGGTGACCGCCCAGCTGGTCTACGAGATCCAGTCCGCGACGTACCTCGGACCGGACGTGTCGACCCACCTGGACTCGCTCGTCCTGACCCCCGCCGGCCCGGACCGGGTGCGGATCTCCGGCGCGACCGGCTCGCCGCCCCCGGAGACGCTGAAGGTCTGCGTCAACGAGCTCGGCGGCTTCCGCAACCAGGCCGAGCTGGTGCTGGTCGGCCTCGACGTCGAGGAGAAGGCCGCCTGGGTCCGGTCGCAGCTCACCGCCGCGCTCGACGCGGCGCCCGGCGGGCCGCCCGCGGTCGTCGAGTGGTCGCTGGCCCGCACCGACCACGAGGACGCCGACACCGAGGAGGCCGCGTCCTGCCGGCTGCGGGTCTCGGTGCGCGACGCCGACGCGGCCCGGGTCGGCACGGTGTTCACCGCGCCGCTGGTCGAGCTCGCGCTGGCGTCGTACCCCGGCTTCACGCTGACCGCCGCGCCGTCGCCGGCGACGCCCTACGGCATCTACCGCGCCGCCCACGTCCCCCGCTCCGAGGTGAAGGAGCAGGTCGTGATGGCAGACGGCACCACCCTGGAGATCGCCGACCCGTCACCCGTGCAGCAGCATCCCCGGCGTGTCGTCGCACCAGTGACGGCTCGGCCCCCCGGTGGCCCGCTGTGCCGGCTGCCCCTCGGCCGCGTGGTGCACGCCCGCTCCGGGGACAAGGGCGGCGACGCCAACATCGGGGTCTGGGCCAGGGACGCCGCGGCACGCCCGGACCGGGTCGCCTGGCTGCTGGACTTCCTCACCCCCGACCGGGTCCGCACGCTGCTGCCCGAGACCGCCGACCTCGACGTCGAGGTGTTCGCGCTGCCGAACCTCGGCGCGGTCAACGTGCTGGTGCACGGCCTGCTCGGCGAGGGCGTGGCCGCGTCGTCCCGCTTCGACCCGCAGGCCAAGGCGCTGGGCGAGTGGCTGCGCTCGAGGTACGTCGACGTGCCGGAGGCCCTGGTGTGA
- a CDS encoding acyl-CoA dehydrogenase family protein, which yields MNGFWTTEQAALRDSARAFVRAEVVPHLQEWEDAGSVPRDLHRSAARLGFLGLGVPEEIGGAGGTFLDALAVTEAFTEAGASSGLLAALFTSGIALPHLVASGDAGLVDRFVRPTLAGETIGSLAITEPGGGSDVARLRTTARRDGDAYVVDGSKTFITSGVRADFVTTAVRTGGAGHGGISLLVVERGTPGFTVDRSLAKMGWHCSDTAELGFAGVRVPVANLVGEEGTGFAQIARAFVTERLALAAHGYGIAARALALTADHCRIRETFGRPLIANQVVQHRLVEMHRRVDVARTYTRAVAARYVAGEDPLVEALHAKALAVQAASYVCDQAVQLHGGTGYLHGTEVERHYRDARILGIGGGATEVLDDLNAKLLGYAP from the coding sequence GTGAACGGGTTCTGGACCACCGAGCAGGCCGCGTTGAGGGACTCCGCGCGGGCGTTCGTGCGCGCCGAGGTGGTGCCGCACCTGCAGGAGTGGGAGGACGCCGGGTCGGTGCCGCGGGACCTGCACCGCTCGGCCGCCCGACTCGGGTTCCTCGGCCTCGGCGTCCCGGAGGAGATCGGTGGCGCGGGCGGGACGTTCCTCGACGCGCTGGCCGTGACGGAGGCGTTCACCGAGGCGGGCGCGTCGTCGGGGCTGCTGGCCGCGCTCTTCACCAGCGGCATCGCGCTGCCGCACCTGGTCGCCTCGGGGGACGCCGGCCTCGTCGACCGGTTCGTGCGGCCGACCCTGGCCGGCGAGACGATCGGGTCGCTGGCGATCACCGAGCCCGGCGGCGGGTCCGACGTGGCCCGGCTGCGGACGACGGCCCGGCGGGACGGGGACGCGTACGTCGTCGACGGGTCCAAGACGTTCATCACCTCCGGGGTCCGTGCGGACTTCGTGACGACCGCCGTACGGACGGGCGGGGCGGGGCACGGCGGGATCAGCCTGCTGGTGGTGGAGCGCGGCACGCCGGGGTTCACCGTCGACCGGTCGCTGGCGAAGATGGGCTGGCACTGCTCGGACACCGCCGAGCTCGGGTTCGCCGGGGTCCGGGTGCCGGTCGCGAACCTGGTCGGCGAGGAGGGCACCGGCTTCGCGCAGATCGCCCGGGCGTTCGTGACCGAGCGGCTGGCGCTGGCCGCGCACGGCTACGGCATCGCGGCCCGGGCGCTCGCGCTGACCGCTGACCACTGCCGGATCCGCGAGACCTTCGGGCGGCCGTTGATCGCCAACCAGGTCGTGCAGCATCGGCTCGTGGAGATGCACCGCCGGGTCGACGTGGCCCGGACCTACACCCGCGCCGTCGCCGCCCGGTACGTCGCCGGCGAGGACCCGCTCGTCGAGGCGCTGCACGCCAAGGCGTTGGCGGTGCAGGCCGCGTCGTACGTCTGCGACCAGGCCGTGCAGCTGCACGGCGGCACGGGATACCTGCACGGGACCGAGGTGGAGCGGCACTACCGCGACGCCCGGATCCTGGGCATCGGAGGAGGAGCGACCGAGGTGCTCGACGACCTGAACGCCAAGCTGCTGGGGTACGCACCATGA
- a CDS encoding acetyl/propionyl/methylcrotonyl-CoA carboxylase subunit alpha, translating to MITRVAVANRGEIASRVFATCRRLGIETQALFSDPDADLPYVAEADLASRLPGATPAETYLQGERIVQLVRATGGQAVHPGYGFLSENADFARTVIAGQLVWIGPPPEAIEAMGSKVRAKELMRRAGVPVLEDLTPGSATEADLPLLVKASAGGGGRGMRVVRRLSDLAAEVARASAEAQSAFGDGTVYVEPYVEQSRHVEVQVLCDQHGAGVALGDRDCSLQRRHQKVLEEAPAPGLADETRTAMHEAAVAAARAVGYTNAGTVEFLVDAASGRFFFLEMNTRLQVEHPVTECVTGVDLVAAQIAVAEGRTLDEILPGGVPTPRGHAVEVRLYAEDPAAGWQPTAGRLVTFDVPHETAFEVPAGHGVRLDAGFASGSEVAIHYDAMLAKVIAWAPDRPSALRMLAGALRRARVHGPRTNRDLLVAVLEDRDVLAATMTTGTLEQRLVKEFSDLSPSGDPDLAPFVAAVALAARDAARRTVQRGIPAGWRNVVSQPQRTAFEAEGLDEPVVAEWSPDRGGFRGHDHLRVVSATPTRVVVEEYGVHRRVVEVHVDDTTGEVFLDGGLRQRLRRLPRFVDPADQVASGSLLAPMPGSVVRLHVEAGAPVTAGDPVLVLEAMKMQHTITAPHDGTVTDLPVAVGTQVAAGEVLAVVSTSSTTENRSTDEDRSTSEGEPA from the coding sequence GTGATCACGCGAGTCGCCGTCGCCAACCGGGGCGAGATCGCCAGCCGGGTCTTCGCGACCTGTCGCCGTCTCGGCATCGAGACCCAGGCGCTGTTCTCCGACCCCGACGCGGACCTGCCGTACGTCGCGGAAGCGGATCTCGCCTCCCGGCTCCCGGGCGCGACACCGGCCGAGACCTACCTCCAGGGCGAGCGGATCGTGCAGCTGGTCCGGGCCACCGGCGGTCAGGCCGTGCACCCCGGTTACGGGTTCCTGTCGGAGAACGCCGACTTCGCGCGGACGGTCATCGCCGGACAGCTGGTGTGGATCGGGCCCCCGCCCGAGGCGATCGAGGCCATGGGCTCCAAGGTCCGTGCCAAGGAGCTGATGCGCCGGGCCGGCGTACCGGTGCTCGAGGACCTGACGCCCGGGTCCGCGACCGAGGCGGACCTGCCGCTGCTGGTCAAGGCGTCGGCCGGGGGCGGCGGTCGCGGGATGCGGGTCGTGCGACGGCTGTCCGACCTGGCCGCGGAGGTGGCACGCGCGTCGGCCGAGGCGCAGTCGGCCTTCGGCGACGGCACCGTCTACGTCGAGCCCTACGTCGAGCAGAGCCGGCACGTCGAGGTGCAGGTGCTGTGCGACCAGCACGGGGCCGGGGTCGCGCTCGGCGACCGCGACTGCTCGCTGCAGCGCCGGCACCAGAAGGTCCTGGAGGAGGCACCCGCCCCCGGCCTCGCCGACGAGACCAGGACGGCGATGCACGAGGCGGCGGTGGCCGCGGCGCGGGCGGTCGGCTACACCAACGCCGGCACCGTCGAGTTCCTCGTCGACGCGGCGAGCGGCCGGTTCTTCTTCCTGGAGATGAACACCCGGCTGCAGGTCGAGCACCCCGTCACCGAGTGCGTGACGGGCGTCGACCTGGTCGCGGCCCAGATCGCCGTCGCGGAGGGGCGCACCCTCGACGAGATCCTGCCGGGCGGCGTCCCCACGCCCAGGGGCCACGCGGTGGAGGTCCGGCTCTACGCCGAGGACCCGGCCGCGGGCTGGCAGCCGACCGCCGGTCGGCTGGTGACCTTCGACGTCCCGCACGAGACCGCGTTCGAGGTGCCGGCCGGACACGGCGTGCGGCTGGACGCGGGCTTCGCGTCGGGCAGCGAGGTCGCCATCCACTACGACGCGATGCTGGCCAAGGTGATCGCCTGGGCTCCGGACCGCCCGTCGGCGCTGCGCATGCTGGCGGGGGCCCTCCGGCGGGCCCGCGTGCACGGGCCGCGGACCAACCGCGACCTCCTGGTGGCCGTGCTCGAGGACCGCGACGTCCTCGCGGCGACCATGACCACCGGCACGCTCGAGCAGCGGCTGGTCAAGGAGTTCTCCGACCTCTCGCCCTCGGGTGATCCCGACCTCGCGCCGTTCGTCGCCGCGGTGGCGCTGGCGGCGCGGGACGCGGCGCGCCGGACCGTGCAGCGCGGCATCCCGGCCGGCTGGCGCAACGTGGTCTCCCAGCCGCAGCGGACGGCCTTCGAGGCCGAGGGTCTCGACGAGCCCGTGGTCGCGGAGTGGTCCCCCGACCGGGGCGGCTTCCGTGGCCACGACCACCTGCGGGTCGTCTCGGCGACGCCCACCCGGGTGGTGGTCGAGGAGTACGGCGTGCACCGTCGCGTGGTGGAGGTGCACGTGGACGACACGACCGGTGAGGTGTTCCTCGACGGCGGCCTCCGCCAGCGGCTGCGGCGGCTGCCCCGGTTCGTGGACCCGGCCGACCAGGTCGCGAGCGGTTCGCTGCTCGCGCCGATGCCCGGGTCCGTCGTACGCCTGCACGTCGAGGCCGGCGCCCCGGTCACCGCCGGTGACCCGGTGCTGGTGCTCGAGGCGATGAAGATGCAGCACACGATCACCGCCCCGCACGACGGCACGGTCACCGACCTGCCGGTCGCGGTGGGGACCCAGGTGGCGGCCGGCGAGGTGCTGGCGGTGGTGTCGACGAGCTCGACCACCGAGAACCGCTCCACCGACGAGGACCGCTCGACTAGCGAGGGAGAACCGGCATGA
- a CDS encoding acyl-CoA dehydrogenase family protein, whose product MTEQIAFTETDERITLRRQVAKLAGGYGRDYFTAQARSGGKTTELWREIGRNGYLGINIPEEYGGGGGGIGDVAAVCEELAAQGCPLLMMVVSPAICGTVITRFGTEEQKRRWLPGIADGTATMAFAITEPDAGTNSHNITTTARRDAGGWVLKGRKIYISGVDEAENVLVVARAEDSRTGRLKPCLFVVPTDAAGFEFTPIPMEIVSPEQQFSVFIDDVRLPADALVGDEDAGLVQLFAGLNPERIMAASFSTGLARFALDKAVAYVKEREVFGVPIGSHQGLAHPLAMSKIEIELARLMTQKAAALYDAGDDAAAGEAANMAKYAAAEAACDAADRAVQAHGGNGITQEYGVAGLLVAARAGRIAPVSREMILNYVGMHSLGLPKSY is encoded by the coding sequence ATGACCGAGCAGATCGCGTTCACCGAGACCGACGAGCGGATCACGCTGCGCCGCCAGGTGGCCAAGCTGGCCGGCGGCTACGGCCGCGACTACTTCACCGCGCAGGCGCGCAGCGGCGGGAAGACCACCGAGCTGTGGCGGGAGATCGGCCGCAACGGCTACCTCGGCATCAACATCCCCGAGGAGTACGGCGGCGGGGGCGGCGGCATCGGCGACGTGGCGGCCGTCTGCGAGGAGCTCGCCGCGCAGGGCTGCCCGCTGCTGATGATGGTGGTCAGCCCGGCGATCTGCGGCACGGTCATCACGCGCTTCGGCACCGAGGAGCAGAAGCGGAGGTGGCTGCCGGGCATCGCCGACGGCACCGCGACGATGGCGTTCGCGATCACCGAGCCGGACGCGGGCACGAACTCCCACAACATCACCACCACCGCCCGCCGGGATGCCGGGGGCTGGGTGCTCAAGGGCCGGAAGATCTACATCTCCGGCGTCGACGAGGCCGAGAACGTGCTCGTCGTGGCGCGCGCCGAGGACTCCCGGACCGGACGGCTGAAGCCCTGCCTGTTCGTGGTGCCCACCGACGCCGCCGGCTTCGAGTTCACCCCGATCCCGATGGAGATCGTCAGCCCCGAGCAGCAGTTCTCGGTGTTCATCGACGACGTGCGGCTGCCCGCGGACGCGCTCGTCGGCGACGAGGACGCCGGCCTGGTGCAGCTGTTCGCCGGCCTCAACCCGGAGCGGATCATGGCCGCGTCGTTCTCCACCGGCCTGGCCCGCTTCGCCCTCGACAAGGCCGTCGCCTACGTCAAGGAGCGCGAGGTGTTCGGGGTGCCGATCGGCAGCCACCAGGGGCTCGCGCACCCGCTGGCGATGTCCAAGATCGAGATCGAGCTGGCCCGGCTGATGACCCAGAAGGCCGCCGCGCTGTACGACGCCGGTGACGACGCGGCCGCGGGCGAGGCGGCGAACATGGCGAAGTACGCCGCCGCCGAGGCCGCCTGCGACGCGGCTGACCGGGCCGTCCAGGCGCACGGCGGCAACGGGATCACCCAGGAGTACGGCGTCGCCGGCCTGCTGGTCGCCGCCCGCGCCGGCCGGATCGCGCCGGTCAGCCGGGAGATGATCCTGAACTACGTCGGGATGCACTCCCTCGGGCTGCCCAAGTCCTACTGA
- a CDS encoding enoyl-CoA hydratase-related protein — MTDVPAELVHYRVDDHVASVVLDSQHNRNALSRQLVHQVYDGLARAEADDDVKVVLVRAEGRTFCSGADLAEASADGMEQTASQMVELQRRIATLPKPVVARVHGNVRAGGIGIVAAADIAVSAFDATYAFTEVRLGLAAAAISLSVLPRMTDRSAALTFLTGEVFTGRDAERMGLVTRAVAEDELNLEVDEICASLAKGNPQGLRETKLLLGRPLVERIDTLGPDLARLSASLFGSDEAKAAMQAFLTRKKK; from the coding sequence ATGACCGACGTCCCCGCCGAGCTCGTCCACTACCGCGTCGACGACCACGTCGCCTCGGTGGTGCTCGACTCCCAGCACAACCGCAACGCGCTCTCCCGCCAGCTGGTCCACCAGGTGTACGACGGGCTCGCGCGGGCCGAGGCCGACGATGACGTCAAGGTCGTGCTGGTCCGCGCCGAGGGCCGGACGTTCTGCTCCGGGGCGGACCTGGCGGAGGCGAGCGCCGACGGCATGGAGCAGACCGCGTCGCAGATGGTCGAGCTGCAGCGCCGGATCGCCACGCTGCCCAAGCCGGTCGTCGCGCGGGTGCACGGCAACGTCCGGGCCGGCGGCATCGGCATCGTCGCGGCGGCCGACATCGCGGTGAGCGCGTTCGACGCGACGTACGCGTTCACCGAGGTCCGGCTCGGGCTCGCCGCGGCCGCGATCTCCCTCTCGGTGCTGCCGCGGATGACCGACCGGTCGGCGGCGCTGACGTTCCTCACCGGCGAGGTGTTCACCGGCCGGGACGCCGAGCGGATGGGCCTGGTCACCCGGGCCGTCGCGGAGGACGAGCTGAACCTCGAGGTCGACGAGATCTGCGCGTCGCTGGCCAAGGGCAACCCGCAGGGGCTGCGCGAGACCAAGCTGCTGCTCGGCCGCCCGCTGGTGGAGCGGATCGACACGCTCGGCCCGGACCTGGCACGGCTGTCGGCGTCCCTGTTCGGCTCCGACGAGGCCAAGGCCGCGATGCAGGCGTTCCTCACCCGGAAGAAGAAGTAG
- the uvrA gene encoding excinuclease ABC subunit UvrA, with the protein MTTPVPDHFVHVRGAGEHNLRDVDVDIPRDALVAFTGVSGSGKSSLAFGTLYAEAQRRYFESVAPYARRLLQQVGAPHVEQITGMPPAVALQQRRGAPSSRSSVGTITELSNLLRMLYSRAGSYPAGVSRLPAEAFSANTAAGSCPECHGLGVVHDVAEDLMVPDPSLSIAEGAIAAWPGAWQGANLRSIVRGLDIDVDRPWRKLPKKQRDWLLFTDEQPSVLIKPERDRIDHGYYGKFWSARKHVMHVLADSKSQMMRDRSMRFVRSTPCPACHGSGLRPDALAVTFAGRSIAEVNALPLGEVAALLRPVAETSAGGSGTSAATTEVAVRISADVVARLDVLLDLGLGYLSLGRSSTTLSPGEAQRLRIATQLRSGLFGVVYVLDEPSAGLHPADAEPLLDVLDRLKAAGNSLFVVEHDLDVVRRADWVVDIGPGAGEGGGRVLYSGPVAGLEQVEESVTGAHLFGRAASLDHTPRDPQGWLHLRGVSRHNLRDVSVDVPLRVLTAVTGVSGSGKSTLVSQVLSELVRGHLGVAPEDPDEAELEIDVAGAAGLDSFDRLVRVDQRPIGRTPRSNLATYTGMFDAVRKLYAATDEARRRGYGVGRFSFNVAEGRCATCQGEGFVSVELLFLPGTYSPCPTCHGTRYDEETLEVTYRGKNIAEVLALTVDDAAKFLADVPAASRSLETLRDVGLGYLRLGQPATELSGGEAQRIKLATELQRARRGHALYLLDEPTAGLHPADIALLLRQLHTLVDAGNTVVVVEHDLDAIATADWVIDLGPGGGDAGGRVVATGTPTEVAGAAGSATAPYLARRLGRA; encoded by the coding sequence GTGACCACCCCCGTGCCCGACCACTTCGTCCACGTCCGAGGTGCCGGCGAGCACAACCTGCGCGACGTCGACGTCGACATCCCCCGCGACGCGCTGGTCGCCTTCACCGGCGTCTCCGGGTCGGGCAAGTCCTCGCTGGCGTTCGGCACGTTGTACGCCGAGGCGCAGCGCCGCTACTTCGAGTCGGTGGCGCCGTACGCCCGGCGGCTGCTGCAGCAGGTCGGGGCTCCGCACGTCGAGCAGATCACCGGGATGCCGCCGGCCGTCGCCCTGCAGCAGCGCCGCGGGGCGCCGAGCTCGCGCTCGTCGGTGGGCACGATCACCGAGCTGTCGAACCTGCTGCGGATGCTCTACTCCCGCGCCGGCAGCTACCCCGCCGGTGTCTCCCGGCTGCCGGCCGAGGCGTTCTCCGCCAACACCGCCGCCGGGTCCTGCCCGGAGTGCCACGGGCTGGGTGTGGTGCACGACGTCGCCGAGGACCTGATGGTGCCCGACCCGTCGCTGAGCATCGCCGAGGGCGCGATCGCCGCGTGGCCGGGCGCCTGGCAGGGCGCGAACCTGCGCAGCATCGTCCGCGGCCTGGACATCGACGTCGACCGGCCGTGGCGCAAGCTGCCGAAGAAGCAGCGGGACTGGCTGCTGTTCACCGACGAGCAGCCCTCGGTGCTGATCAAGCCCGAGCGGGACCGCATCGACCACGGCTACTACGGCAAGTTCTGGAGCGCCCGCAAGCACGTCATGCACGTGCTGGCGGACTCCAAGAGCCAGATGATGCGCGACCGGTCGATGCGCTTCGTGCGCAGCACGCCCTGCCCGGCCTGCCACGGCAGCGGGCTGCGACCGGACGCGCTCGCGGTGACCTTCGCGGGCCGGTCCATCGCCGAGGTGAACGCGCTGCCGCTCGGCGAGGTCGCCGCGCTGCTGCGGCCCGTCGCGGAGACCTCCGCCGGCGGGAGCGGCACCTCCGCCGCGACGACCGAGGTCGCGGTCCGGATCAGCGCCGACGTGGTCGCCCGCCTCGACGTGCTGCTCGACCTCGGGCTGGGGTACCTCTCCCTGGGTCGCAGCTCGACCACCCTGTCGCCGGGCGAGGCGCAGCGGCTGCGGATCGCCACCCAGCTCCGGTCCGGGCTGTTCGGCGTCGTCTACGTGCTCGACGAGCCCTCCGCGGGCCTGCACCCGGCCGACGCCGAGCCGCTGCTCGACGTGCTCGACCGGCTCAAGGCCGCCGGCAACTCGCTGTTCGTGGTGGAGCACGACCTCGACGTCGTACGACGGGCGGACTGGGTGGTCGACATCGGCCCCGGCGCCGGCGAGGGCGGCGGACGGGTGCTCTACTCCGGCCCGGTCGCCGGGCTCGAGCAGGTCGAGGAGTCGGTCACCGGCGCGCACCTGTTCGGCCGCGCGGCGTCCCTCGACCACACCCCCCGTGACCCGCAGGGATGGCTGCACCTGCGCGGCGTCTCGCGGCACAACCTGCGCGACGTCTCGGTCGACGTGCCGCTGCGCGTGCTGACCGCGGTGACCGGCGTGTCCGGCTCCGGCAAGTCGACGCTGGTCTCGCAGGTGCTCTCCGAGCTGGTCCGCGGGCACCTCGGTGTCGCCCCCGAGGACCCCGACGAGGCCGAGCTCGAGATCGACGTCGCCGGTGCCGCCGGCCTCGACTCGTTCGACCGCCTGGTCCGGGTCGACCAGCGGCCGATCGGCCGGACCCCGCGCAGCAACCTCGCGACGTACACCGGGATGTTCGACGCGGTGCGCAAGCTGTACGCCGCCACCGACGAGGCCCGCCGACGCGGGTACGGCGTCGGGCGGTTCTCGTTCAACGTCGCGGAGGGTCGCTGCGCGACCTGCCAGGGCGAGGGCTTCGTGTCGGTGGAGCTGCTGTTCCTGCCCGGGACCTACTCCCCGTGCCCGACCTGCCACGGCACCCGCTACGACGAGGAGACGCTCGAGGTGACCTACCGGGGCAAGAACATCGCGGAGGTGCTCGCGCTGACCGTCGACGACGCCGCGAAGTTCCTGGCCGACGTCCCCGCCGCGTCGCGGAGCCTGGAGACGCTGCGGGACGTGGGGCTGGGGTACCTCCGGCTGGGGCAGCCCGCCACCGAACTCAGCGGCGGCGAGGCCCAGCGCATCAAGCTGGCCACCGAGCTGCAGCGCGCCCGGCGCGGGCACGCGCTCTACCTGCTCGACGAGCCGACCGCGGGGCTGCACCCGGCGGACATCGCGCTGCTGCTCCGCCAGCTGCACACGCTCGTCGACGCCGGCAACACCGTGGTGGTCGTCGAGCACGACCTGGACGCGATCGCCACCGCCGACTGGGTGATCGACCTCGGCCCGGGCGGCGGCGACGCGGGCGGCCGGGTGGTGGCCACCGGCACCCCGACCGAGGTGGCCGGGGCCGCGGGCAGCGCCACCGCGCCCTACCTCGCGCGGCGGCTCGGGCGCGCCTGA